One Lachancea thermotolerans CBS 6340 chromosome F complete sequence DNA window includes the following coding sequences:
- the ORC5 gene encoding origin recognition complex subunit 5 (similar to uniprot|P50874 Saccharomyces cerevisiae YNL261W ORC5 Subunit of the origin recognition complex which directs DNA replication by binding to replication origins and is also involved in transcriptional silencing), translating into MVINVPSVKFRDYQVDAVSSFVSEDPSFAPPNVVIQGHHSSGKTLTMRKFFEYNPQIYNCWLNPIELVSWKPLLQHVARMISSTLANLFPDISCEEQDALEAEDFYLLIKFLHAVLRSYQLLEKDISLFVVFDGFDQLQELDSELLPKFIKLHELLPPNLRVQLKFIYIVHDTAFLSRYSTYNLPTIIFPRYKHEQVAEILLQKKVSEYIESEKLLCKVVSCGLDPEDSTFEQIAENYIKIIIQAFHSYTGNDIVALGDLMDSKWESYVQSITAENINEPLSLYRSNIDLYTTTGDTFVAEEEACVETGDSERATAYELSCISKFLLIAAYLCSYLEPRYDSKIFSKKSHLRAGRSSYGRRAKMETNPRYLQPSLFPLERLFSIFQAIFPVEEQENHSIFHHTEPMRANVEVYENLAELNSLKLITTATPKNVDYLSYKLKWKVNVPWEIITELASSVNFDIADYFSGLHY; encoded by the coding sequence ATGGTAATTAATGTGCCCTCTGTTAAGTTCAGGGACTACCAAGTTGATGCcgtctcttcttttgtaAGCGAGGACCCATCATTTGCTCCGCCAAATGTCGTCATTCAAGGGCATCATAGCTCAGGCAAGACATTGACAATGCgcaaattttttgaatataACCCTCAAATTTATAATTGCTGGCTGAATCCAATTGAGCTCGTGTCATGGAAGCCGTTGTTGCAGCACGTTGCAAGGATGATATCTTCGACTCTGGCAAATCTCTTCCCCGATATATCTTGCGAAGAACAAGATGCTCTTGAAGCTGAGGACTTCTATCTGCttatcaagtttttgcaTGCCGTGCTTCGAAGCTAccagcttttggaaaaggaCATCAGCCTTTTTGTGGTTTTTGACGGTTTTGATCAGCTGCAAGAACTTGACTCGGAGCTTTTACCGAAATTTATCAAATTGCATGAACTCTTGCCTCCGAATCTTAGAGTTCAACTTAAGTTTATTTACATCGTTCATGATACCGCGTTTCTAAGCAGATACAGCACTTACAACCTCCCGACAATCATTTTTCCTAGGTATAAACATGAACAAGTTGCTGAGATCctacttcaaaaaaaagttaGTGAATACATCGAAAGCGAGAAGCTACTTTGCAAGGTCGTTAGTTGCGGGCTTGATCCAGAAGAttcaacttttgaacaaattgCAGAGAATtacatcaaaatcattATTCAAGCATTTCATTCATACACCGGTAATGACATAGTTGCACTAGGAGACTTGATGGACTCGAAGTGGGAAAGCTACGTCCAATCGATTACCGCAGAAAACATCAATGAGCCGCTTTCTCTTTACCGTTCCAATATCGATCTCTACACGACAACGGGTGATACTTTCGTGGCAGAGGAGGAAGCTTGCGTTGAAACAGGCGACAGCGAGAGGGCCACAGCGTATGAGCTGTCGTGTATCTCAAAGTTTCTGCTCATTGCTGCATACCTTTGTTCTTATTTAGAGCCGCGTTACGACAGCAAGattttttccaagaagtcgCATTTGAGAGCTGGCAGGTCATCTTATGGACGACGTGCTAAAATGGAAACCAATCCTCGTTACTTGCAGCCTTCCCTTTTTCCTCTCGAGCGCctcttttcaatttttcagGCTATATTTCCAGTTGAGGAGCAAGAGAATCATAGCATATTTCACCATACTGAGCCTATGAGAGCTAACGTTGAAGTTTATGAGAACCTTGCAGAGCTTAACAGCTTAAAACTCATCACTACAGCAACTCCCAAGAACGTAGATTATCTCAGTTACAAACTCAAATGGAAAGTCAATGTTCCTTGGGAAATTATCACAGAGCTAGCATCGTCAGTCAACTTTGATATAGCTGACTACTTTTCGGGCTTGCATTATTAG
- the LIN1 gene encoding U5 snRNP complex subunit LIN1 (weakly similar to uniprot|P38852 Saccharomyces cerevisiae YHR156C LIN1 Nuclear protein that physically interacts with Irr1p a component of the cohesin complex may link together proteins involved in chromosome segregation mRNA splicing and DNA replication), with protein sequence MNNDHDGSSDNEAIKEEGFVRKKRKLTVSSDLYDDDSSDNESDDEDEGLKTDPSAKITDTAIDNRDQGEDDMFASDSEGTSMNQKNSSEHLPNGNARKWDDKQNDVASNGGVQIEAFNLDEESRTGAFDQFGNYTENPSRGDESEAQDYWLDGYNNEGLIQQVRAAQKERLKREKLERSKALDQKRVLTLDGALKRLFFFLSADETTLEALGRLNSYRRLFGKKTKYPRYEAREGDDSQELRELKIKHTVSAIEFVTDLLDIIERKGITDVYELTRSKVETLIKEESLDNQDLDNYETKLWSFKWLTDLATVNESYTNYEMQCWKQEYFADNVIVKFVEDGDEIRNWIYIECLHFM encoded by the coding sequence ATGAACAATGATCACGATGGGAGCTCTGATAACGAAGCAATCAAGGAGGAAGGCTTTGTGCGtaaaaagagaaagcttaCAGTTTCATCGGACCTGTACGATGACGACTCCTCAGACAATGAAagcgatgatgaagatgaaggaCTTAAGACAGACCCTAGCGCCAAAATCACGGATACCGCTATCGACAATAGAGACCAAGGTGAAGATGATATGTTTGCTTCCGACAGCGAAGGGACTAGTAtgaatcaaaagaattCCAGCGAGCATCTACCAAACGGAAACGCGAGAAAGTGGGACGATAAGCAGAACGATGTGGCATCTAATGGAGGTGTTCAAATAGAGGCCTTTaatcttgatgaagaatcAAGAACCGGTGCTTTTGACCAGTTTGGAAACTACACTGAGAACCCTAGTCGTGGTGACGAATCAGAAGCGCAAGACTATTGGTTAGATGGATACAACAACGAAGGGCTAATTCAGCAAGTTAGAGCTGCGCAAAAAGAGCGCCTTAAGCGAGAGAAACTAGAGAGATCTAAGGCTCTCGACCAGAAGCGAGTCCTGACTTTAGATGGCGCTCTCAAAAgactcttcttttttctctCAGCGGACGAGACAACATTAGAAGCGCTAGGGAGATTGAACAGCTATCGAAGGTTGTTTGGAAAAAAAACTAAATACCCGCGTTATGAAGCTCGTGAAGGGGACGATTCGCAAGAACTTCGTGAGCTCAAGATTAAGCATACTGTGAGCGCAATTGAGTTTGTTACGGATCTTCTGGACATCATAGAAAGGAAAGGTATTACGGACGTTTACGAATTGACTAGGTCCAAGGTCGAAACCTTAATTAAAGAGGAGTCGCTGGACAACCAGGACTTGGACAATTATGAAACGAAGCTCTGGAGCTTTAAATGGCTCACAGACTTAGCTACGGTCAATGAAAGCTACACCAATTACGAAATGCAGTGCTGGAAACAGGAGTATTTTGCAGACAACGTTATTGTTAAGTTTGTCGAGGACGGAGATGAGATAAGGAATTGGATTTACATCGAATGTTTACATTTTATGTAG
- the LTO1 gene encoding ribosome biosynthesis protein LTO1 (similar to uniprot|P53846 Saccharomyces cerevisiae YNL260C Protein required for cell viability) — protein sequence MDFDETLDLEEQFYRDGFEEGRHENLTHNYLEGKQYGLQVGFQRYILIGLIEGVCNAVKSQNVSSAAQKNACLILDMVNKISMGNDEVSVQTYETNIVKIRNKFRLLLLALSRYVKEQDSLPSLGLSFQSVEKISKIVAGELSSYVESDAAEVSSQPQNEMW from the coding sequence ATGGATTTTGACGAGACACTAGATCTCGAAGAGCAGTTCTATCGCGACGGCTTCGAAGAAGGAAGACATGAGAACCTTACGCACAACTATCTGGAAGGAAAGCAGTACGGGCTGCAGGTGGGATTTCAGCGGTACATCTTAATCGGACTGATAGAGGGAGTTTGCAATGCTGTAAAGTCTCAAAATGTAAGTTCGGCCGCGCAAAAAAATGCATGCTTGATACTTGACATGGTCAACAAAATTTCCATGGGAAACGATGAGGTCAGCGTGCAAACTTATGAGACCAATATAGTTAAAATCAGGAACAAGTTTAGGCTATTGCTGCTCGCGCTGAGCCGCTACGTGAAGGAGCAAGACTCACTGCCCTCTCTTGGTTTGTCTTTTCAATCAGTTGAAAAGATATCCAAAATTGTGGCAGGTGAGCTCAGCAGTTACGTTGAATCCGATGCCGCAGAGGTTTCATCTCAGCCCCAGAATGAAATGTGGTAG
- the ATX1 gene encoding copper metallochaperone ATX1 (highly similar to uniprot|P38636 Saccharomyces cerevisiae YNL259C ATX1 Cytosolic copper metallochaperone that transports copper to the secretory vesicle copper transporter Ccc2p for eventual insertion into Fet3p, which is a multicopper oxidase) yields the protein MSTQNHYHFNVVMSCEGCSNAIRRVLTRLEPDVSKIDISLEKQTVDVYTVLPFETILEKIKKTGKEVKSAKKL from the coding sequence ATGTCTACTCAAAATCACTACCATTTCAATGTCGTAATGTCCTGCGAAGGGTGTTCTAACGCCATAAGAAGAGTGCTGACGAGGCTAGAGCCTGACGTTTCCAAAATTGACATTTCATTGGAAAAGCAGACTGTGGATGTCTACACCGTACTTCCATTTGAGACCATACTGGAAAAGATTAAAAAGACAGGCAAAGAGGTGAAATCGGCTAAAAAATTGTAG
- the DSL1 gene encoding Dsl1p (similar to uniprot|P53847 Saccharomyces cerevisiae YNL258C DSL1 Endoplasmic reticulum (ER)-localized peripheral membrane protein required for Golgi-to-ER retrograde traffic component of the ER target site that interacts with coatomer the major component of the COPI vesicle protein coat), with protein MAQACGIIDQELHCISQQLKRILNDQDAILAGIESDPNLKMEGSARREEPSDVQAILNQDVQLSKKLGALKELNLVANLIDEFKANFELWELENCYYSLQNLHKRLEKVDMSLFPIQFQGLLKVHIDSLHVDLLSRIDKVMRQFWDISARSVTFNQKIAVDRDDVLLEYDSFSLFLKSCFFSQDHFEPTSWFVATMNMGDAKDKVTNLLATAFNEWVRLQTVQEKLKQFLFSANVCLSLKGCTLGASENPGNLDDTLKSFEALVMFMKDVTTAEDTAVILAKLGNTLLTEIVKFVKQNSSHLFAPGTNYKNSVVSLNTMLTELSHKGGKSWQYAGRELDNLINDDSVINNLMLDKLLQEQISAIRKQFASGDWKNKRAIKVKARKTSLSVLSGERSKAHKTGTGTSDDEWAWDHDNVSAEVGEDEDGWGSETEIALDSKEAHDPIVLSKKDAEGENDWQNAWDEAASLGDDFDDTMKVTQVPDLFKQIFTDFEAGCEKIGQNKISAVVDYKRNVLLTSFMAMCMCRYEEWWQLYHDVDFILSESADARKLYRLHELNSHFVNTHVENLKKTARKIMGQQLQNFQASDKSPNWGITIESLLPYIETAALPALLKLRNPRILSGFLEYLYADCLVNEILSWRMISEKNSENLAELINLLLTGTDVRQVETDPKIVHSREKLEIIGRVLTAHLTDIMDMFSNGDFYLFSTDEVVQWIVMLFADTGLRRECIDEIRTIREEQGT; from the coding sequence ATGGCTCAGGCATGTGGCATAATTGATCAAGAGCTACATTGTATTTCACAACAACTTAAACGCATTTTGAATGATCAAGATGCGATTCTAGCCGGTATAGAAAGCGATCCAAACCTTAAGATGGAGGGCAGCGCCAGGCGGGAAGAACCCAGTGATGTTCAGGCTATATTGAACCAGGACGTTCAGCTAAGTAAAAAGCTAGGTGCCTTAAAGGAACTCAACCTAGTTGCAAATTTGATTGATGAATTCAAAGCAAATTTCGAGCTGTGGGAACTCGAGAACTGTTACTACTCCCTACAAAACTTACACAaaaggcttgaaaaagttgacaTGTCCTTGTTCCCTATTCAGTTCCAAGGATTGCTGAAGGTGCACATAGACTCCTTGCATGTGGACTTATTATCTCGAATCGATAAGGTTATGCGCCAGTTCTGGGACATAAGTGCCAGGTCGGTTACGTTCAACCAAAAAATCGCGGTGGACCGCGACGACGTGCTGTTGGAGTATGATTCATTCTCTTTGTTTCTCAAGTCCTGTTTCTTTTCACAGGATCATTTTGAGCCGACTTCGTGGTTTGTTGCAACTATGAACATGGGTGACGCAAAGGATAAAGTAACAAACTTGCTAGCAACTGCATTTAATGAGTGGGTTAGACTTCAAACAGTTCAGGAAAAACTTAAGCAGTTCCTTTTTTCTGCAAATGTTTGTTTATCCTTAAAGGGCTGTACTTTAGGAGCTTCAGAGAACCCCGGAAATTTGGATGACACCTTAAAAAGCTTCGAGGCCCTCGTTATGTTTATGAAAGATGTCACAACTGCGGAGGATACTGCTGTTATTTTGGCCAAGCTTGGAAATACTCTGCTTACAGAAATAGTCAAATTTGTCAAGCAGAACTCTAGTCATTTATTTGCACCAGGAACTAATTACAAAAACTCAGTGGTTAGCCTGAATACAATGCTAACTGAGCTTTCGCATAAAGGAGGGAAATCTTGGCAATACGCGGGCAGGGAGCTTGATAACTTAATAAACGATGATTCAGTAATCAACAATCTCATGCTAGATAAGCTGCTACAAGAACAGATTTCTGCCATAAGGAAACAGTTTGCCAGTGGGGATTGGAAAAATAAAAGGGCAATAAAAGTAAAAGCGCGAAAGACCTCTCTTTCCGTTTTGTCTGGCGAACGCTCCAAAGCACATAAAACTGGCACTGGAACGTCGGACGACGAGTGGGCCTGGGATCACGATAATGTTAGCGCAGAGGTTGGAGAGGATGAAGATGGTTGGGGGAGTGAAACGGAAATCGCACTGGACTCGAAAGAAGCTCATGATCCTATCgtcctttcaaaaaaagatgCTGAAGGAGAAAACGATTGGCAGAACGCGTGGGACGAAGCAGCAAGTCTTGGAGACGATTTTGATGACACAATGAAGGTTACTCAGGTACCTGACCTGTTCAAACAAATTTTTAccgattttgaagctggctGCGAGAAGATTGGGCAAAACAAAATAAGTGCTGTTGTTGACTACAAACGTAATGTTCTGCTAACTTCATTTATGGCCATGTGCATGTGCAGATACGAAGAGTGGTGGCAGCTTTACCATGATGTTGACTTCATTCTTTCAGAGAGCGCTGACGCTCGTAAACTGTATCGTCTGCATGAACTCAACTCTCATTTTGTGAATACGCATGTCGAAAACCTTAAAAAGACGGCGAGGAAAATCATGGGACAACAACTGCAAAACTTCCAAGCTAGCGACAAAAGCCCAAATTGGGGCATAACAATTGAGTCGCTGCTTCCATACATCGAAACCGCGGCCCTGCCTGCACTGCTTAAGCTTCGAAACCCTCGGATCCTATCTGGGTTTCTCGAATATCTTTATGCTGATTGCCTCGTGAATGAAATACTGTCATGGCGAATGATTTCAGAGAAAAACTCCGAAAACCTAGCAGAGCTCATAAACCTCCTTTTGACTGGGACTGACGTTAGGCAGGTGGAAACTGACCCGAAAATTGTGCACTCCCGAGAGAAATTAGAGATAATCGGGCGCGTACTCACTGCGCATCTCACAGACATCATGGATATGTTCTCCAATGGCGACTTTTACCTTTTTTCAACGGACGAGGTCGTTCAATGGATCGTGATGCTATTCGCCGACACAGGTCTAAGAAGAGAGTGTATTGACGAGATAAGAACTATCCGCGAGGAGCAGGGTACCTGA
- the SIP3 gene encoding Sip3p (similar to uniprot|P38717 Saccharomyces cerevisiae YNL257C SIP3 Protein that activates transcription through interaction with DNA-bound Snf1p C- terminal region has a putative leucine zipper motif potential Cdc28p substrate and to uniprot|P38851 Saccharomyces cerevisiae YHR155W YSP1 Hypothetical ORF), whose amino-acid sequence MAVEKTPKGPSHLLKLISVSFKEASLDSPSFRASTNFYHVQIESFESWIENVLRFYKHKFLPSLDDFKQISDTFFAQALPPADYLYNGVVENQMYTPMILEAFHSDLCSLSNRLLVLLRGDPESFLSHVLKISTDIIEPYREKRKNFDYYQSKHDTLLAKYQSTKISGPNVEPSSMREDAFQLFEARKSYLEASLDLAWEISQIQEALDVAISGVVGTLVRRDPMKNTIMNTPKGGDQAMDLYSRHSRWHLQMVENNASLLEDMKRAKEQVQAFTIKQLEPSRDLRDYNIKGINQASLLDHSSQGSKKSTEKSGWLFMKTQVGKPARTVWVRRWCFVKKSVFGMFLLSPAETAVEETDKFGVLLMNVRYDPNEERKFCFEAQIAGAEPGTNNGRSNTAERISLVFQTESLSDLKSWLQVFDEAKKHVLSLEKDDSEYELSFSRIPPIFFEFACSSSNQTDQQLTSFDPNGLYGKSILQLMKAAFSETGSIIFPQDSPFETPLLKTPISTKLTKLSVISSYYLVNDGVPNAITANFWGSVNWSEFCFNTRKVDGNNYKERQSPVPEAHTPQAERTSPTWSPMNYPDFYQRGMRNADLQFRSLFFPTAIQRNLERSDELLLLSFPCSWSPNTKQGFSGMCYITARNIYFYMNSMGFICLLNRSLEDIVSVEEVKIEGDNKAGILKLYDMNELSMSCSIFFDNPELIATKIRQLLQNGTTEELKSEKEILSLFASIDRDFDDKSRPSTPSTNLKGGEEATAVESLFRPLENPLNELRKRQQSFQSRYCSVFKMDFNISPKGLMHVLFGDKSSAFPSCYLLADRSGSGNTTTAWQVRDSGDLKEAVRIVHFKIGHTQTFFPPEGNGSGDSKNVAYLDMLQRMKLAKEGEYYEVDQESGHIKVPFAKAFRVLSKYIIISRSDPNPRKSKGLDKASSCSLYLYYDVAFSDEMTGARFRNLNVFDKFLKTLVLHTLRYESVLTRNVVQQYLDKIGKHGRVLKAIRLCGQLALVQGSEKTAHLGDNGKTNVARYSRSSLLRFMMRTILFYTVNVIFAVTRMFFQFIYAVLTNARMINKAVLLALALSIIANFSLLGKTTWSYWSVKAADKLFKSYVDIENKPMERALYIDDLDLLSDSLTNVQDACLEKFLESTREVESKYRQTRHELALKRNELLVELKILNTMEKEMVHGEYVTFLLNEMQNCRTVEKDMPDVWANDSQLHDHCSRCSSEYKSIQHLL is encoded by the coding sequence ATGGCTGTAGAAAAAACTCCAAAAGGGCCAAGTCATTTGCTGAAGCTCATATCAGTGTCATTCAAGGAAGCATCGCTGGATTCTCCATCATTTCGAGCCAGTACAAACTTTTATCATGTCCAAATTGAATCTTTCGAGAGCTGGATTGAGAATGTTTTAAGGTTCTACAAGCACAAGTTTCTGCCGTCTCTTGATGACTTCAAGCAGATCAGCGACACATTTTTCGCGCAAGCATTGCCCCCAGCAGACTATCTTTATAATGGGGTTGTAGAAAACCAAATGTATACCCCCATGATACTCGAAGCATTCCATAGTGATCTTTGCAGCCTATCAAATCGCTTACTTGTGCTGCTAAGAGGCGACCCAGAGTCATTTCTCTCTCATGTCCTCAAGATATCAACCGACATTATCGAACCATACCGAGAAAAGCGAAAGAACTTCGACTATTATCAATCAAAGCATGACACGCTTCTTGCCAAATACCAAAGCACGAAGATCTCGGGACCTAATGTAGAACCTTCGAGTATGCGCGAAGATGCTTTTCAGTTGTTTGAGGCACGTAAAAGCTACTTGGAAGCTTCACTCGATTTGGCTTGGGAAATTTCACAAATTCAGGAAGCTTTGGACGTTGCAATAAGTGGCGTTGTCGGTACGCTCGTTAGGAGAGACCCTATGAAGAATACGATAATGAACACTCCAAAGGGTGGTGACCAGGCAATGGATTTATACTCAAGACACTCTAGGTGGCATCTGCAGATGGTAGAAAACAATGCTTCGCTTCTAGAAGACATGAAAAGGGCGAAAGAACAAGTCCAAGCATTCACGATAAAACAATTAGAACCTTCGAGGGATCTGCGTGACTATAACATTAAAGGAATCAATCAAGCGTCTTTACTCGATCATAGCTCtcaaggctcaaaaaaatctACGGAAAAGTCAGGCTGGCTTTTTATGAAAACGCAAGTTGGAAAACCAGCTCGCACAGTTTGGGTTCGAAGATGGTGTTTTGTTAAGAAGTCTGTGTTTGGCATGTTTCTTCTCTCCCCTGCCGAGAcagctgttgaagaaactgataAATTCGGAGTTCTTTTAATGAATGTCAGGTATGACCCTAATGAGGAGAGGAAGTtttgctttgaagctcaaatAGCTGGCGCAGAGCCGGGTACGAACAATGGGCGAAGTAATACGGCAGAACGCATTTCTCTTGTGTTTCAAACGGAGTCTTTATCAGATCTAAAGTCGTGGCTTCAAGTGTTTGACGAAGCTAAAAAGCACGTTTTGAGCTTAGAAAAAGACGACTCCGAATACGAGCTGTCGTTTTCGAGGATACCGCCcatcttctttgagtttgCGTGCAGTTCAAGCAACCAAACCGACCAACAGCTCACATCCTTTGATCCAAATGGCCTTTATGGAAAGTCCATTTTGCAGCTAATGAAGGCTGCGTTCTCCGAAACAGGATCTATTATATTCCCTCAAGATTCTCCATTTGAAACACCGCTTTTAAAAACCCCTATATCCACTAAACTCACGAAGCTCAGCGTAATCTCAAGCTACTATCTGGTCAACGATGGAGTACCAAATGCTATAACAGCTAACTTTTGGGGCAGCGTTAACTGGAGCGAGTTCTGCTTTAACACAAGGAAAGTAGATGGAAATAATTATAAAGAGCGACAAAGTCCTGTGCCTGAAGCCCATACTCCACAAGCAGAGAGAACATCTCCAACTTGGAGTCCTATGAACTATCCAGACTTTTACCAAAGGGGTATGAGAAATGCAGACTTGCAATTTAGGAGCCTTTTTTTCCCCACAGCCATTCAACGGAATCTCGAAAGATCTGATGAactccttcttctctcaTTCCCCTGTTCATGGTCTCCCAACACTAAACAGGGATTTTCTGGTATGTGCTATATCACTGCCAGGAACATCTACTTTTATATGAATTCCATGGGTTTCATTTGCCTGCTTAATAGAAGCTTAGAGGATATTGTCTccgttgaagaagttaaaaTAGAAGGCGATAATAAGGCAGGAATTCTGAAATTATATGATATGAATGAGCTTTCCATGTCCTGTAGTATCTTCTTCGATAATCCAGAATTGATAGCAACAAAGATtcgtcaacttcttcagaacGGCACTACAGAGGAGCTCAAAAGTGAGAAGGAAATCCTTTCACTCTTCGCCAGTATTGACCGGGACTTTGATGATAAAAGCCGACCAAGCACACCAAGCACAAATCTCAAAGGAGGCGAGGAGGCAACTGCTGTAGAAAGTCTGTTTCGGCCTTTAGAAAATCCCCTCAATGAGCTCAGAAAACGTCAGCAATCCTTCCAAAGCAGGTACTGCTCTGTGTTCAAAATGGATTTCAACATTTCCCCAAAAGGCCTTATGCACGTACTTTTTGGAGACAAATCAAGCGCCTTTCCAAGCTGCTATCTGTTAGCGGATCGGTCTGGGTCAGGAAACACAACTACCGCCTGGCAAGTTAGAGATTCAGGGGATTTGAAAGAGGCGGTTAGGATAGTTCACTTTAAGATAGGCCACACTCAAACATTTTTCCCTCCTGAGGGCAATGGTTCAGGAGATAGCAAGAACGTGGCCTACCTCGACATGTTGCAAAGGATGAAGCTAGCCAAGGAAGGGGAATATTACGAAGTTGACCAAGAATCTGGCCATATAAAGGTGCCATTTGCGAAGGCTTTCAGAGTGCTGTCAAAATACATCATAATTTCTCGGTCGGATCCGAACCCCCGAAAATCAAAGGGTCTGGACAAAGCAAGCAGTTGCTCACTTTACCTCTACTACGACGTAGCCTTCTCTGATGAGATGACTGGCGCTCGTTTCAGAAATCTTAACgtttttgacaagtttttgaaaaccttAGTACTACACACTCTTCGATATGAGTCTGTTTTGACCCGCAATGTTGTCCAACAGTACTTAGACAAGATAGGAAAGCATGGAAGAGTACTGAAGGCTATCAGGCTTTGTGGACAGCTGGCGCTGGTCCAAGGTTCTGAGAAAACTGCCCACCTCGGAGACAATGGGAAGACTAATGTTGCAAGGtactcaagaagctcgctCCTGAGGTTTATGATGCGTACGATTTTGTTCTACACAGTTAATGTCATATTCGCAGTGACGCGGatgttttttcaattcaTTTACGCGGTTCTCACGAACGCTAGGATGATCAACAAGGCTGTTCTGTTGGCATTGGCGCTCTCTATCATCGCTAACTTTAGTCTTTTGGGCAAAACTACGTGGTCGTACTGGTCAGTCAAAGCTGCGGataagcttttcaagagtTACGTGGATATAGAGAACAAGCCTATGGAAAGAGCGTTGTACATCGATGATTTGGATCTCCTTTCTGACTCTTTGACCAATGTACAAGACGCTTGCCTGGAAAAATTCTTGGAATCCACGAGGGAAGTGGAGAGTAAGTACCGCCAAACAAGACACGAGCTGGCCCTCAAGAGAAACGAGCTGTTAGTTGAGCTTAAAATCCTCAATACAATGGAGAAAGAGATGGTTCACGGCGAGTATGTTACATTTTTACTGAACGAAATGCAAAATTGTCGaactgttgaaaaagatatgCCAGATGTATGGGCGAATGATTCCCAACTTCATGACCACTGTAGCAGGTGCTCTAGTGAATACAAGAGTATTCAGCACCTACTTTAA